In one Dehalogenimonas formicexedens genomic region, the following are encoded:
- a CDS encoding HEAT repeat domain-containing protein: MVQENHNLDTLIDIVQNSNVESEILHAIHALGELKDGKAVEPLLMALKPQPLSSDADYRIQCELLFALGEIEDKRATKKLLELLINKSQELRIRITAAMALGRINDDTAVKSMAYVLADGREDESVRRYVFNALIKYPGNVAARQIIEYIKTHPEVLADG; this comes from the coding sequence ATGGTTCAAGAAAATCACAACTTAGATACACTAATCGACATTGTGCAGAATTCCAATGTTGAAAGTGAAATATTGCATGCCATTCATGCACTTGGCGAATTGAAAGATGGCAAAGCTGTGGAACCATTATTAATGGCTTTAAAACCCCAACCGTTATCCTCCGACGCCGATTACCGAATCCAGTGTGAGTTGTTGTTCGCACTCGGAGAAATTGAGGACAAGCGGGCTACAAAAAAACTCTTGGAGTTGCTCATTAACAAATCGCAAGAATTACGAATAAGAATAACTGCTGCCATGGCATTGGGCAGAATCAATGATGATACTGCTGTGAAGTCAATGGCTTATGTTTTGGCGGATGGTCGTGAGGATGAAAGTGTCAGAAGATATGTATTCAATGCCCTCATCAAATACCCAGGCAATGTGGCAGCCCGACAAATAATAGAATACATTAAAACTCATCCCGAGGTATTGGCGGACGGCTAA
- a CDS encoding helix-turn-helix domain-containing protein: protein MARKKITANEENVESPFYTFTEAQQFLKVSHQTIYRLMQKGLPSHKVGNKRVFIKADLIKWVQEH, encoded by the coding sequence GTGGCACGAAAAAAGATAACCGCCAACGAAGAAAACGTAGAATCGCCATTTTATACTTTCACCGAAGCCCAGCAATTCCTAAAAGTCAGCCACCAGACTATTTATAGGCTTATGCAAAAGGGGCTTCCATCACACAAAGTTGGTAACAAAAGGGTATTTATAAAAGCAGACCTGATAAAATGGGTCCAGGAGCACTAA
- a CDS encoding helix-turn-helix domain-containing protein — MNDVLVLTGVNEGLKIKLTRIAKGLRQIDVAAAARVDCIDITRLEKGRFVLPARQKRVLAVLGISDDIEEKGNHC, encoded by the coding sequence ATGAACGATGTACTGGTTCTAACCGGTGTGAATGAAGGCCTAAAAATCAAACTAACGCGAATTGCTAAGGGTCTGCGTCAGATAGACGTAGCCGCAGCTGCTCGGGTAGATTGCATCGATATCACGCGACTTGAAAAGGGCCGTTTTGTTCTACCCGCCAGACAAAAACGGGTATTGGCTGTTTTGGGAATCAGCGATGACATCGAGGAAAAGGGAAACCATTGTTGA
- a CDS encoding helix-turn-helix domain-containing protein, translating into MNNDCSLVLTVTEAAKLLRLGRSLTYELCEKNALHGTAIRFGKRWLVSRSKLLRLIEGNQGRSEDVPSG; encoded by the coding sequence ATGAATAACGATTGTTCTTTGGTTTTAACGGTCACAGAAGCTGCCAAGCTACTTCGCCTCGGGCGCTCGTTAACCTACGAACTCTGCGAGAAAAACGCTTTGCATGGTACCGCCATTCGGTTCGGAAAAAGATGGCTAGTTTCCCGGTCAAAATTATTGCGTCTAATCGAAGGTAACCAAGGAAGGTCAGAAGATGTCCCTTCAGGATAA